The genomic segment CATGGGACCAAAGCCATATACatgctcagactgtggcaagagcttcaATTGGAGAAATCACCTGTTTATTCATAGAAGGAttcatacaggagagaagccatataaatgctcccactgtgggaagagcttcaatcAGAGTTCAGCCCTTTTTGCGCATGAGAGAACCCACTCGGAagagaaaccatatcagtgctcACACTGTGGCAAACGCTTCAAAGGGAGATCAAACCTTCTTATTCACGAACGAAGCCATGCAGGAATAAAACCATATACCTGCTCAgtctgtgggaaaagcttcagtcaaaGATCAACCCTTCTTACACACATgggaacccacacaggagaaaaaccacatccatgttcagtttgtgggaaaagcttcagccaaAGAGCAAACTTGATGAGTCATGAAAGGGTACACACAAAAGAAAAACCATACCCATGTTCAatttgtgggaaaagcttcaatcAGAAATCAAACCTGATCAATCATGAAAGGATCCACACAAAAGAAAAACCACACGTGTGTTCAgtttgtgggaaaagcttcagtcagagaTCAAACCTTATAACACATGGAAAAACCCACACAGCAGAGAAACCATATATGTGCTTGATCTGTGGTAGACATTTCAAACACAGATCAAGTCTTGTTAGTCACGAGAGAATCCACACAGAAGAAAAGCCATACGTTTGTGCAGTCTGTGGTAAAAGTTTTAATCAACGATCAGGGCTGATCACACATGGCCGAatgcacactggggagaaaccttatacaTGCTCAATCTGTGGTAAATGTTTCAGTCAGAGATCGGGCCTGATTACGCACGAAGGAACGCACACTAGAGAAAAACCTTATATGTGCTTAATCTGTAGGAAAACCTTTGTGCAAAGATCAAGCCTTCTTAGTCATGAGAGAATCCACACCGAAGAAAAACCATTCAGATGCTCAGTCTGTGGTAAAAGCTTCAAGCAGAGATCGAACCTCACGACCCATGAGAGGACTCATACAGGGGAAAAACCGTATGCATGCTCAgtctgtgggaagagcttcagtcaaaGGGCAACTCATTTTAGACATGAAAAAATCCATACAGAGGAAAAACCTCACATGTGCACAGTctgtggtaaaagcttcagtCGTAAAACAAACCTTGTTACCCATGAGCAAATCCATTCTGGAGAGAAGCCCTATAAATGCTCCGAATGTGGAAAGCGCTTCAGCGACAGTTCTAGCTTTATTACGCACGGGAgaacccacacgggggagaaactgTGTAAATGCTCCAGGTGTGACAAAAACTTTACTAAAAGATCGCAGCTACTTTCCCATGAAAGAACCCATAGtggggagaagccgtataaatgttCATTCTGTGGTAAAAGCTTCACGCAAACGTCAAACCTGAACAGACATGAGAGgacccacactggagagaaaccatactCGCGCATCGACTGTGGCGAAAGCTTCAGTCATAAGTCAAGCCTCGTTACGCACGGAGGAACCCATACGGGGAAAAACCCATATATGTGCTCAGTctgtggtaaaagcttcagtcacAGATCCAGCCTTGTTGCCCATGTGAGAAcgcacactggagagaaaccctatGAATGTTCAGACTGCAGTGAAAGCTTCAATCAGAGAGCTAACCTCATCAGACACAGGAGaatccatacaggagagaaaccatatccgTGCCCAGTCTGTGGGAAAAGTTTCGGTCAGAGTTCGACACTTAAAAGGCATGAAcagattcacacaggagagagacCACATTCATGTTCCTCGTGCGGTAAAAGCTTTATTCGTAAAACAGATCTTCTTAGGCATGAGCACATCCACTCAAAACTGGACAGGTTGTAAAAGCTGAGAATGGGGGGGAATCTTCTATTTGAGCTAAAGGTTTTATGGATCATCTGTATTGTGACAAAAGAGGACACAGATTATGAGGAAGATGTCAGTCACACTCTTCTATAAAAGCAGAGAAATTtgtgagagagaaaaatcaaAGATGGTCCCTGATAATACGTTCACGAGAAAGGGACAAATGTACATAcagtggaatttttttaaatatatatttttagtctCTATTGACACTAAAACCAAAAACTCCTCAGGATGAGGAGGAAATGAAATCATAAGTTATTTGAGACTCTTGGTGAAATAAATGGAGGGTGGCTAGTTCTGGGTTATCTGTTTGCCAGTGCCGTTGTGATTGATTATTGACTCATGGCCCATCCAAGTTTCTCCCTGGCATTTTTGCCCTTTTCATGCATAAATTCTCCCAGAAAGAAACCTCTGTTTCTCTACTTGGATGGTGATGCTTAAAGGAGGTGAGAGTTAGTTTAAGGCAGTTCTTCCTTATTTAATAGACGATGTTTACTCCAGTCAGGAAAGGGCCGGATAAAAATCGaatcaataaataaacatttgtAGCAATAATGAAGTCCTCCTTTTGTTATTCGGCTATCGGTTTATAGACACTAATGTTGAACGTAGACATGTGGGCTTGGCAACTGGATTTGAGATGTTTACAATTTGGAATGGGATTATTTTATTCTCTATCGCGATAA from the Euleptes europaea isolate rEulEur1 chromosome 1, rEulEur1.hap1, whole genome shotgun sequence genome contains:
- the LOC130473163 gene encoding zinc finger protein 300-like; translation: MGPKPYTCSDCGKSFNWRNHLFIHRRIHTGEKPYKCSHCGKSFNQSSALFAHERTHSEEKPYQCSVCGKSFKQRSNLTTHERTHTGEKPYACSVCGKSFSQRATHFRHEKIHTEEKPHMCTVCGKSFSRKTNLVTHEQIHSGEKPYKCSEFCGKSFSHRSSLVAHVRTHTGEKPYECSDCSESFNQRANLIRHRRIHTGEKPYPCPVCGKSFGQSSTLKRHEQIHTGERPHSCSSCGKSFIRKTDLLRHEHIHSKLDRL